The following proteins come from a genomic window of Natrinema saccharevitans:
- the rplX gene encoding 50S ribosomal protein L24: MTEQPHKQRTQTERAPLHKRQKQLHATLSDDLREEYDTRRTRVNAGDTVEVMRGDHAGEEGEVMRAILEDGTIHVEDVTVETADGEEVPRPLDPSNVRITALDLEDERREARLEGDSE, translated from the coding sequence ATGACTGAACAACCACACAAACAGCGAACGCAGACGGAACGCGCGCCGCTGCACAAGCGACAGAAGCAGCTGCACGCGACGCTGTCCGACGACCTCCGCGAGGAGTACGACACCCGTCGAACCCGCGTCAACGCGGGCGACACGGTCGAGGTCATGCGCGGCGACCACGCCGGCGAGGAAGGCGAGGTCATGCGCGCGATTCTCGAGGACGGAACGATTCACGTCGAGGACGTGACCGTCGAGACGGCCGACGGCGAAGAAGTGCCGCGGCCGCTGGATCCGTCGAACGTCCGGATCACGGCCCTCGACCTCGAGGACGAGCGTCGCGAGGCGCGTCTCGAAGGTGATAGCGAATGA
- a CDS encoding 50S ribosomal protein L14, with product MEAMKADVTQGLKKGSLVTCADNTGARELKIISVAGYHGTKSRQPKAGIGDKVTVSVTKGTPEMRRQVLEAVVVRQRKSIRRPDGTRLKFEDNAAVIIDENEEPRGTEIKGPIAREVAERFGAIASTATMIV from the coding sequence ATGGAGGCGATGAAGGCCGACGTCACGCAGGGCCTGAAGAAGGGCTCGCTGGTCACGTGCGCCGACAACACCGGCGCGCGTGAACTGAAGATCATCAGCGTCGCGGGCTACCACGGCACCAAGAGCCGCCAGCCGAAGGCGGGGATCGGTGACAAGGTGACCGTCTCGGTCACCAAGGGTACCCCCGAGATGCGCCGACAGGTCCTCGAGGCCGTCGTCGTCCGCCAGCGGAAGTCGATCCGCCGGCCCGACGGCACCCGACTGAAGTTCGAGGACAACGCGGCGGTCATCATCGACGAGAACGAGGAGCCCCGCGGCACGGAGATCAAGGGGCCGATCGCCCGCGAAGTCGCAGAGCGCTTCGGAGCAATCGCCAGCACGGCGACGATGATCGTATAG
- a CDS encoding ribonuclease P protein component 1: protein MALTPETLPRHELNGLPVRVVESDDSSRVGIEGRVVIETTKTLSVEIRDNGESRVVMVPKSGSVFEFAITDDAADLTKGSGTASKLADTQPGATERSAARDRADGDAVSCRGDDPSRDPRHAAGEDVAYVTVDGSRLLSRPARRTETNGDSPWQ from the coding sequence ATGGCACTGACACCCGAGACACTGCCGCGACACGAACTCAACGGGCTCCCCGTCCGAGTCGTCGAGAGCGACGACTCTTCGCGGGTGGGCATAGAGGGACGGGTCGTCATCGAGACGACCAAGACGCTTTCCGTGGAAATCCGTGACAACGGCGAGTCTCGGGTGGTGATGGTGCCGAAATCGGGCTCGGTATTCGAGTTCGCGATCACAGATGACGCCGCCGACCTCACGAAGGGGTCGGGGACTGCGTCCAAACTGGCCGACACTCAACCTGGGGCCACCGAGCGATCGGCTGCCCGAGACCGAGCTGACGGCGATGCCGTCAGCTGCCGTGGCGACGATCCCTCGCGGGATCCCCGCCATGCTGCCGGCGAGGACGTAGCCTACGTTACGGTCGATGGATCGCGCTTGCTCTCACGACCCGCCCGACGCACGGAAACGAATGGTGACTCACCATGGCAATAG
- a CDS encoding 30S ribosomal protein S3 encodes MADEHQFIENGLQRSQIDEFFQEELGRAGYGGMDVAKTPMGTQIVLKAEKPGMVIGKGGENIRKVTTALEERFNLEDPQIDVQEVEEPDLNARIVADRLANALERGWYFRKAGHTTIDRIMEAGALGAEIVLSGKVTGARSRVEKFNRGYIKHNGEPAETVVDHGQGVAVMKLGTIGVDVKIIPPGAELPDDFEVNEDMDPEEIVPDAVEVNEEGGVEELLEGEPEADEAEADVADANETDAETDLDEDVVEEVIEEEVEADEEFDDVEVPGEDEDVEEDLEELEEDVEAEAEELVEEMEDADEDEGGDA; translated from the coding sequence ATGGCTGACGAACATCAATTCATCGAGAACGGCCTGCAGCGGTCCCAGATCGACGAGTTCTTCCAGGAAGAACTCGGCCGCGCGGGCTACGGTGGCATGGACGTCGCCAAGACGCCGATGGGAACCCAGATCGTCCTCAAGGCCGAGAAGCCCGGGATGGTCATCGGCAAGGGCGGCGAGAACATCCGGAAGGTCACGACGGCCCTCGAGGAGCGGTTCAACCTCGAGGACCCCCAGATCGACGTCCAGGAGGTCGAGGAACCCGACCTGAACGCACGGATCGTCGCGGACCGACTGGCCAACGCACTCGAGCGCGGCTGGTACTTCCGGAAGGCCGGTCACACGACGATCGACCGGATCATGGAAGCCGGCGCGCTCGGTGCCGAGATCGTCCTCTCCGGGAAGGTCACGGGCGCTCGATCGCGCGTCGAGAAGTTCAACCGCGGCTACATCAAGCACAACGGCGAGCCCGCCGAGACGGTCGTCGACCACGGTCAGGGCGTCGCGGTCATGAAGCTCGGCACCATCGGTGTCGACGTCAAGATCATTCCGCCGGGCGCGGAGTTGCCCGACGACTTCGAGGTCAACGAAGACATGGACCCCGAAGAGATCGTCCCCGACGCCGTCGAAGTCAACGAGGAAGGCGGCGTCGAGGAACTCCTCGAGGGCGAACCCGAGGCCGACGAGGCCGAGGCTGACGTTGCGGACGCCAACGAGACCGACGCCGAGACCGACCTCGACGAGGACGTCGTCGAGGAGGTCATCGAGGAAGAGGTCGAGGCCGACGAGGAGTTCGACGACGTCGAGGTCCCCGGCGAAGACGAGGACGTCGAGGAAGACCTCGAGGAACTCGAGGAAGACGTCGAAGCCGAGGCAGAGGAACTCGTCGAGGAGATGGAAGACGCGGACGAAGACGAGGGAGGTGACGCCTGA
- a CDS encoding 30S ribosomal protein S17 → MAIGLDVETPPEPENPEEYDYEKCPFYGELSVRGQILEGTVVSTDMDKTVVVEREYDVAVPKYDRHMKRRSRIPAHVPGVLEPLSVGDTVKIAETRPLSKTKSHVVVEVTDEATAEDLAELTSQAEPEPALSDEDLAAAEEGDQ, encoded by the coding sequence ATGGCAATAGGACTAGACGTTGAAACCCCTCCGGAACCCGAAAACCCGGAGGAATACGACTACGAGAAATGTCCGTTCTACGGCGAACTCTCCGTTCGAGGGCAGATCCTCGAAGGGACGGTCGTCTCGACGGACATGGATAAGACCGTAGTCGTCGAGCGAGAGTACGATGTGGCGGTCCCGAAGTACGACCGACACATGAAACGACGCTCGCGTATCCCGGCCCACGTACCGGGCGTACTCGAGCCGCTCTCGGTCGGTGACACGGTCAAGATCGCAGAGACCCGACCACTGTCGAAGACGAAATCGCACGTGGTCGTCGAAGTAACCGACGAAGCAACCGCCGAGGACCTCGCGGAGCTGACCAGCCAGGCCGAGCCTGAGCCGGCGCTTTCCGACGAGGACCTCGCCGCCGCCGAAGAGGGTGATCAGTGA
- the rpmC gene encoding 50S ribosomal protein L29, with amino-acid sequence MAILHVEEIRDMTPAEREEELEELETELLNQKSVLAAGGAPENPGRIGELGRTIARIKTIQREEGDLEDAADAE; translated from the coding sequence ATGGCGATCCTCCACGTCGAAGAGATCCGCGACATGACGCCGGCCGAGCGGGAAGAAGAACTCGAGGAACTCGAGACGGAACTGCTGAACCAGAAGTCAGTCCTCGCCGCCGGTGGAGCCCCGGAGAACCCGGGCCGCATCGGCGAGCTGGGTCGTACCATCGCACGGATCAAGACGATCCAGCGCGAGGAGGGCGACCTCGAGGACGCAGCGGACGCCGAATAA
- a CDS encoding 50S ribosomal protein L22 translates to MGINYSVDADPDATAKAMLRERHMSNKHSKEVAREIKGKTVGEAQAYLRDVIDGEQSVPFKSHNAGAGHRSDVDGWDAGKYPEKVSGEFLDLLENVEANADHQGFDGESMEIVHVAAHKVGESVGRKPRAMGRASSWNTPEVDVEIVVEEQDTEAEDDS, encoded by the coding sequence ATGGGAATCAACTACTCAGTCGACGCGGACCCGGACGCCACGGCGAAAGCCATGCTTCGGGAGCGTCATATGAGCAACAAGCACAGCAAGGAGGTCGCACGCGAGATCAAGGGCAAGACCGTCGGCGAAGCCCAGGCGTACCTCCGTGACGTAATCGACGGGGAACAGTCGGTCCCGTTCAAGTCCCACAACGCCGGCGCGGGGCATCGCTCCGACGTCGACGGCTGGGACGCCGGCAAGTACCCCGAGAAGGTCTCGGGGGAGTTCCTCGACCTGCTCGAGAACGTCGAAGCAAACGCTGACCATCAGGGCTTCGACGGCGAGTCCATGGAGATCGTCCACGTCGCCGCCCACAAGGTCGGCGAATCCGTGGGCCGCAAGCCCCGCGCGATGGGGCGTGCGTCCTCCTGGAACACGCCGGAGGTCGACGTCGAGATCGTCGTCGAAGAACAGGACACAGAAGCGGAGGACGATAGCTAA
- a CDS encoding 30S ribosomal protein S4e — MTKHQKRLSVPKSWPVERKTETFTVKADAGPHGEDGVPLVVLLRDVLGYVDSRKEARYALSEDAILINGDAINDEQRPIGMFDIVAFPGRDEYYRVFPDEGGRLALTEIDEESAQSRLGKIEGKQQVPGGDTQLTLHDGTNVLVDDDEYQANDSIVIDNDDKSIVAHFPYEEGALVTAVRGNHGGKIGEVDAIDVTPGSGSNRVGVSTDDGGFETVEEYVVVIDENFTGDDDE; from the coding sequence ATGACGAAACACCAGAAACGACTATCCGTACCGAAGTCCTGGCCGGTCGAGCGAAAGACCGAGACCTTCACGGTCAAGGCCGACGCCGGTCCCCACGGCGAAGACGGCGTGCCGCTCGTCGTCCTCCTGCGGGACGTTCTCGGCTACGTGGACTCGCGCAAGGAAGCCCGCTACGCCCTCTCGGAGGATGCGATCCTCATCAACGGCGACGCGATCAACGACGAACAGCGCCCGATCGGCATGTTCGACATTGTTGCGTTCCCCGGACGCGATGAGTACTACCGCGTCTTCCCCGACGAGGGCGGTCGGCTCGCGCTGACCGAGATCGACGAGGAGTCGGCCCAGAGCCGCCTCGGCAAGATCGAGGGCAAACAGCAGGTTCCCGGCGGCGACACGCAGCTCACGCTGCACGACGGGACCAACGTCCTCGTCGACGACGACGAGTACCAGGCAAACGACTCGATCGTCATCGACAACGACGACAAGTCGATCGTCGCGCACTTTCCCTACGAAGAGGGGGCGCTCGTGACGGCCGTCCGTGGCAACCACGGCGGCAAGATCGGCGAGGTCGACGCGATCGACGTCACGCCGGGCAGCGGCTCGAACCGGGTCGGCGTCTCGACGGACGACGGCGGCTTCGAGACCGTCGAGGAGTACGTCGTCGTGATCGACGAGAACTTCACGGGTGATGACGATGAGTAG